AATTTTTCTAATATTTTTGTTTTCATTGCAATTATAATTAAAAAAATGAATCTAGACTCTTGGTTCTTGAATCTAGATTCTTTTTATCTACTTTCTAAATTTCTTCTTCTTCCAAGACGCATTTTTCTGCACATCACCTGCCATAATACATCCGTAAGGTAAAACCTCGTCGATGACTTCGCACAAGCCAAACTCTTCAATTTGAGCACGAACATTCTGGGCATTTTTGTAAGCACTTGGAAGTTCAGAAATATCAATATCATTGGTGAAAAATCGTACATCCAATCCTTGGGTTTCTTCCTCAAAAACTTCCTCGATGGTTTTATGAGCCAACGATCTTTTATGTTGCGTTCTGCTAAAATTTCTCCCTGCTCCGTGAGGTGCGAAACCTAAATTTCTCTCGTTTGCAGCACCACTTACAATCAACACAGGTTCTGCCATATTCAGAGGAATCAATCGTGGACCTGTGATGTCAGGAAGAAATTTGTCGTCAAGCGGCGTCGCACCTTTGGCATGGTAGAAAGTATCTCCATCTCTGAATACGAAGTTATGTTCGTTCCAATATCTATCAAGTTTTTCAATATTTAATTGTTCTAAAGTTGCGTTATGAATGGCTTCATGGTTTTCTTTTGTCCATTTTCTTATCAATTGCAAAGCGTTCCAATATTCTTGTCCTTCTTCGGTTTCAAAAGGAATCCAAGCATTTTCTTTCAAAGTTTCTGGAGAAAGTTCCATTCGGAAACGGTTGGCGACTTTCATTCCTTTATCGTACAAAGCAGCACCTGGAGCTCTGGAACCATGATGTGTTACCATCATTGTATTTCCTGTATTTTTAGAAATTCCTACGAACAAGAAATGGTTTCCGTCCCCTTGAGTTCCCATATGCGAACGTGCGATTGAAATCAATTTTTCATCATTCAAAAAAATATTTTCTCTGAAAGCATCCATCAATTCCTGAGACATTTCCATTTGCTCACCTCGTGGTCTTCCGCCATATCCGAAATGCGTGATAGAATGTGCCGCATCTAATACTTCTTTAGGATCAACTTTCCCAAAATCCGTCAACATCACCGAACAACAAATATCCGCCGAATGAAAACCTGGATGAATGGCATTTTTCGCCGCCACCACACCACCAACAGGAATATTTCCTTCTGGTCCAGTCGGACAAGCATCTGGCATAATCGCTCCCGAAATCAAAGTAGGTGTTTTCATTAAAACGTTCATCGTGTTGATTACTTTTTCAACATTGTCGGTTTCAGATTCGTGTTCCGCTCGAATGTTGACTATGAAATCAATTGGATTTTCATGCAACGGAATTGGATCTGTAGATTTGAACTGCTCCAAATAGTCCATCATTTCATTTTCTTCTAACTGATTTTCGTTGATGTATTCTAAAGCTTCAGCAAACCATTTTTGGGGTTGAAATCCTAAAGCGATTAATTCGTTTCCTGTAATTTTCATTTTGTTTATTTTTTATTTGGGCAGCTTTTTCCGCCTTCCGTTCCCGCTTTTTTGTTTCGCTACGCTACACAACAAGAGCTCCACTCAAGTCGGGCTGCAAATTTGTTATACAATTAATAGTTGTTTCAATTTGATGATGCAAAGTAAAAACTCAATTGCGCAATCTTTTTGCGTAGTAAAAAATATTTTCTATTTTTATTGAAATATTAGGATTAAAATAAATTCATAATGTGCAACGGGGGTATTTCTGCTATTTTTTGTCATTTCGACGAAGGAGAAATCTTTTTTGAGATTCTTCACTACGCTTCGCTTCGTTCTGAATGACAACCTGGACCAATAATAAATTGAAACTAATAAAAAGATTAACAATTTCAAATCTCAAACTTCAAATCTCAAAATCAGCCTTATGTCTTCTAATAAAAACGCTTTAATCCGCTACAAAACGCTCGACAAATGCTTAAAAAACAAGTATCGAAAATATACTTTGGAAGATTTAATGGACGAATGTTCGGAAGCTTTGTTTGAGTTTGAAGAAAAAGAATCTTTCGTGAGCAAACGTACTGTACAACTGGATTTACAGAATATGCGTAGTGAAAAATTCGGTTATGAAGCGCCCATTGAAGTCTATGAACGCAAATTTTACCGTTACAGCGATCCCGATTACAGCATTCATAATATCCAAGTGAATGAAAGCGACTTGAAAGCGATGAATAACGCGATCCAAATTTTAAAACAATTCAAAGATTTTTCGATGTTTAAGGAAATGAATGGTGTGATTCAAAAACTGGAAGATTCTGTGAATTCTGTTCAGCAAAAATCCATTATCCATTTAGATAAAAATGAGCAATTAAAAGGTTTAGAACATATTGATATTTTGTATCAAGCCATTTTGAACAAGAAAGTTCTTCGAATTTTGTATAAAAGTTTTACTGCACGAGAAGCCAATTACATGACGGTTCATCCGCAATTACTGAAAGAATACAACAACCGTTGGTTTTTGATTTGTTGGCATAAAAACAAAATTTACAACCTCGCTTTAGACCGAATATTAGAAATATCAATTGATGAAAAATCAGATTACATCAATAGAGAATTCAATGCTGATCGGTATTTCGGAGAAGTAATTGGTGCCACGGTTTCGGAAACACAACGACCACAAAATGTGATTTTCAGAATGGTGAGAAAACAAGCGCCTTACGTTATTACAAAGCCTTTTCATCATTCGCAAGAGATTATTAAAGAAGACGAAAATTATATTACTTTCCGAATTCGGGTGCAACTTAATTTCGAACTAGAGCGTATGATTTTGGGAATGGGCGAATTTATCACCGTTTTAAAACCCAATAAACTACGAGAGAGAATCCAGAAAAGTGTGAGATTGGCGAGTATAAATTACGACTCCGAAATCCAAGATAACAATTAAAGCAAAGTCTTTTTAAGACCTTCCATAAGGCCTTTCCAGAGTATATTAAAAAATGAACGTTCTGGATCTCTTTCTTTAGTAATTTTTACCGTTTTGCCTCCATCTTTTGCATTGCTTCGCACAAAGACATTTACAGCTTTATTCAAAAATTTCTTTTTTTCACCTTTTTTATTTAGAAAATTAACATAGACTTCGTGGTGATTTAAAAAGAAATTTCCTTTAATAATATTTTTATTCCCAAAATAATCGAAGTGCAAATAGTTAATCTCACCATCCAAAGTGATGTTAAGATAAGGCCGTACAAAAAGATTGACTTCATTGGCAGAAAGGCCTTCGATTTTACCATTAATTTTGAATTCATCCATTAGGTTTAATACATCAAAAGTCCATAAAACTTTCGTTGGTGCCGTACCAAAAAATTTGAAATTGCTATCAATTGTGACAAGGCTAGGGGCGGATTTGACTTTGCCATTTCCAACATTTTTGATATTGGCGTTGAAGTGATCTAGGAATAATTTCCCTGGTATATTACTATTAACCGCATCTTCTTCATAAGAAATATAAGAATTTTTGATCTTTACCAAATTGGCAAAAAGTGGTGGCTTTATATGTCTTAGTTTCTCACTGAACATGCTGCGCAAACTTGTATCTTCAGGCGGCAACAAATCTCTATAAATACTACATTTTACGCCATCTAAAACAACTTTATCTAACAGAATTTCATCGTGATTTTCTAATAAAGAATGGCGATTGAAAATCTGGATTTTTTGAGCAAAGATATCGTAAAGGTCTTCTTGTTTTTTGATGATTCGAGAAAAGGCTTTTCTGCTATATTTCGATTTTAGGGTCA
This genomic stretch from Chryseobacterium sp. POL2 harbors:
- a CDS encoding RtcB family protein, with translation MKITGNELIALGFQPQKWFAEALEYINENQLEENEMMDYLEQFKSTDPIPLHENPIDFIVNIRAEHESETDNVEKVINTMNVLMKTPTLISGAIMPDACPTGPEGNIPVGGVVAAKNAIHPGFHSADICCSVMLTDFGKVDPKEVLDAAHSITHFGYGGRPRGEQMEMSQELMDAFRENIFLNDEKLISIARSHMGTQGDGNHFLFVGISKNTGNTMMVTHHGSRAPGAALYDKGMKVANRFRMELSPETLKENAWIPFETEEGQEYWNALQLIRKWTKENHEAIHNATLEQLNIEKLDRYWNEHNFVFRDGDTFYHAKGATPLDDKFLPDITGPRLIPLNMAEPVLIVSGAANERNLGFAPHGAGRNFSRTQHKRSLAHKTIEEVFEEETQGLDVRFFTNDIDISELPSAYKNAQNVRAQIEEFGLCEVIDEVLPYGCIMAGDVQKNASWKKKKFRK
- a CDS encoding helix-turn-helix transcriptional regulator; the encoded protein is MSSNKNALIRYKTLDKCLKNKYRKYTLEDLMDECSEALFEFEEKESFVSKRTVQLDLQNMRSEKFGYEAPIEVYERKFYRYSDPDYSIHNIQVNESDLKAMNNAIQILKQFKDFSMFKEMNGVIQKLEDSVNSVQQKSIIHLDKNEQLKGLEHIDILYQAILNKKVLRILYKSFTAREANYMTVHPQLLKEYNNRWFLICWHKNKIYNLALDRILEISIDEKSDYINREFNADRYFGEVIGATVSETQRPQNVIFRMVRKQAPYVITKPFHHSQEIIKEDENYITFRIRVQLNFELERMILGMGEFITVLKPNKLRERIQKSVRLASINYDSEIQDNN